Part of the Crossiella cryophila genome, TGCGGAGAGCCAGGGCGGCACCGCCAGCACCTCCAACCGCGGTGGCGTCGGCAGCGGCCAGGGCACCCCGCCCAGCTCCTCGAGCAAGCCGCCGACCTCGACCACCACGCCGAAGACCTTTGGCACCGCGCAGATCGGGCCGACCGGCTACGGCGCGCTGCGGCTGGGCATGACCAAGGAACAGGCCGAGGCCACCGGGCTGATCAAGCCCAACGCCAAGGCCGAGTCCGACTCGGGCTGCCTGGGCTATGACTACGCGGGCAAGGCCAAGCCGGCCGGCTTCTACACCGTGGTGATCTCCAAGACCAAGGGCGTGGTGCGCATCCACGGCCGCGGTGACGAGCGGACCCCGGAGGGCATCGGCGTCGGCGCGCCGGTCTCGGACTTCGACAAGGTCTACACCGATTCCGGCACCACGCACGGCGCGGTGGGCGAGCGGGTGGTGGCGGCGCCGGGCAACGCGGCGGCCAACTACTGGTTCATCATGCGGAACAACGCGGTGAGCGAGATTCGGCTCGAGCTGAAAGAGCAGGACTGTTACAAGTAAGCCCGGTCACCTACTCCTATCCTTGTGCCGGAGTAGGTGACATGGGGGCTTGGTGGACGAGGATTTCAGCGAGTTCGTGCGGATGTCGCTGCCCGCGCTGCTGCGCTACGGGCACGCGCTGACCGGCAATCCGCATGACGCGGCCGACCTGGTGCAGTCGGTGCTGGAGAAGGTCGGCACCCGGTGGCGCTCCTTGCTCCGCCAGGAGATCAACCCGCAGGCGTACGTGCGGCGGGCCATGGCCAACACCCACGTCAGCTTCTGGCGGCGGGTGCGCAAGGAGAGCCTGGTCGCCGATCTGCCCGAGGACGGCCAGGGCTACGAGCAGGCCGACCGGCTGGAGAACGAGCCGCTCTGGCAGGCCCTGCGCGAGCTGCCGCCACGCCAGCGCGCGGTGATCGTGCTGCGGTACTACGACGGGCTCACCGAAGCCGAGATCGCCGAGTCACTCGGCATCAGCAAGGGCACGGTGAAAAGCCAGTCCAGCAAGGCGATGACGGCCCTGCGGAGCAAGCTCGGCGACCTCGGCGAGGACTGAGCGCGGACATGGCAGCGCCCGTGGACCGGGTCGCGGTGCACGGGCGCTGGCCTGTGGTGGGAGCAATCAGCACTTGGCTTACAGGGTGCCGCCGGCCGCGCGCGGGGCGGTCGGGTCCGAGCCCTCGTCGCCGACGTTCTCGCGGGTGAGGAAGTCCTCGATGTTGAACAGGTTGCCGTCGGCGCGGTCCACGATGGTCAGCAGGGTCGACATCGAGGCGACCTCCTCGACCTGCTCCTTCAGGAACCACTGCATGAACTGCTCGCCGAGGTAGTCACCCTCGTCGCGGGCCGACTTGGCCAGCGCGGTGATCTCCTCGGTGACGTGCCGCTCCTGGTTGAGGGCCAGTTCGACCGGCTCGCGCACGGAGGCGAAGTCGTTGCGCACCTCGTCCACCCCGGGGATGGCCACCGGGAGGCCGTTGTCCAGCAGGTACTGGACGATCATCATGGCGTGGTTGCGCTCCTCGAGCGCCTGGCGGTAGAAGTGCGCGGCCAGGCGCGGGAGGTCCTTGGCGTCGAACCAGACCGCGACGGCGAGATACTGCTGGGACGCGGTGAGTTCATTCCGGACCTGGGTCTGCAGCAGCTGCTGGAACTTGGTAGTCGTGGTCATGGCCCAAACAATACAACGGAATTCGAGTTTCCGCAGGTAAAGCCAGGTTTGCCTAACTTAGCCAAGCCTTGTTGAACTTGCTGGCAGACGGCCCGCGCAATTCCATTCCGTAATTGCGCGGGCCTATTTCCGCGAATTCACCCGAGCGTGTCTCGCGCAATCGGGCAGGACATGCACCGAGGGCCACCACGGCCGGAGCCCAGCTCGCTGCCCGCGATCCGCAGCACCTCCACCCCGGCGTCCTCCAGCCGGGCGTTGGTCTCCACGTTGCGCTCGTAGGCCACCACCACGCCCGGCGCCACGGCCAGCGTGTTGTTGCCGTCGTCCCACTGCTCGCGCTCGGCGGTCACCGCGTCAAGGCCGGTGTCGATCACCCGCAGCCGCTCGATGCCCATCGCCTCGGCGGCCGCGCCCAGGAACGGCAGCGGGCCGTCCACGATCACTCCACCGGAGCCGTCCGGTCGCAGCGGGTAGGCGGAGAGGGTCTCGCGCACCGCCGGGTACATCACCACCGCGTCCCGGTCGACCATGGTGCACACGGTGTCCAGGTGCATGGTGGCCCGCTCCTGCTCGATCGGCACCGCGAGCACGGTGTGCGCGAGGCCGTCGGCGAAGGCGGAGCGGGCGAAGGACTCCGCGCCCGCCGGGGTGGTGCGCTCGCCCACGCCGACCGCGAGCACGCCGGGGGAGAGCAGCAGCACGTCGCCGCCCTCCAGCGGGGCCGAGTGCGCGCCGTAGGCACGGCCGGTGCGGCTGAACCGCGGGTGGTAGGCGTAGATCAGGTCGGTCAGCGCGGTCTCCCTGCTGCGCGCGGGCAGCGCGAGCGAGGTGATCGCCACCCTGTCCGCGACCCACACCGAGGAGTCCCTGGTGAAGAGCAGGTTGGGCAGCGGGTTGACCGCGAAGTCGGCAGGCTGGTGCATCCGGCGCACCAGCGAGGCGCCCTCGGCGGCGGGCAGCTCCTCGAAGGTCATGCCCGCCATCAGCACCCCGGCCAGGTCCTTGGCCTTCATCCCGGTCAGGTGCGAGCGCAGCGCGTCGGCCAGGTCAAGGCCGAGCTGGCGTTCGTCCACCGCCGAGTGCACCGCGCCGAAGCGGGCCCGCGGATCGGCCAGCGCCTCCACCAGCACCTCGCCCAGCAGCAGCACCTCCACCCCGCGCGAGCGCAGAACCTCGGCGAAGGCGTCGTGCTCGAGCTGGGCCCGGCCCAGCCACGGCACCCCGTCGAACAGCAGTTGGTCGTTGTTACGCGGGGTGAGGCGCTTCAGTTCCGCGCCAGGACGGTGCAGCAGCACCGTGCGCAACGGGCCGACCTCGCTGTCCACCCGGTGGATCGGCTCGGCGGCTGGGGTCTCGCTTGCGATCTGGTGAGCGCTCACGCAGCGGAGCGTAATGCTCTCGAAAGATCATGGCAGCGCGCTGATCAGTGAATTTGGGTCAGGATGTAAGGAGTCGAACCTCGGGAGGCGGATTGTGAACCAGAACACGGTGGTGAAGCGCGGTTTGTTGCGTCGTCCGGTCGTTTTGGTTGCGATTGTGATTGTCGCAACGGTTTTGAGCGTCGGTTTGTACCTGTTCCAGCCCTGGAAGCTGTTCACCAGCAGCACCCTGGACGAGGCCCTGCCGGCCGGGGTGACCAGCGAACTGGCCCCGACCTCGGCCGCGGCCCCCGCGACCAGCTCCGGGGCGCCCGCCAGCCCGCCGCCGGGTTCGACCGCGCCCAGTTCCGTCCCCGGCCCGCCGCCGCCCGCCCAGCCGAGCACGCTGGCCGGCGGGGACTTCGTCTCCCAGGAGCACCCGACCAAGGGCAAGGCCACCGTGCTGAGCCTGGCCGACGGCTCCCGGGTGCTCAGGCTGACCGGCCTGGCCAGCAGTGACGGTCCGGACCTGCACGTCTGGCTCACCGACCAGTCCGCGGGCGGCGAGTGGGGCAAGTACGACGACGGCCGCCAGGTGAAGCTGGGCAAGCTCAAGGCCACCCACGGCAACCAGAACTACGCCATCCCGGCCGGGGCCGACCTGAAGGGCCTGCGCAGCGTGGTCATCTGGTGCGACCGGTTCAACGTCGCATTCGGTTCCGCCCCGCTCACGCTGTGACGCTCACCCGTTCGGGTAGCCTCCCCCGGAGTGACCGGGTCCGGAGGGGACAACGGAATGCGTCAGGTTCGTGCGCTGCGGCACGTGGGCACCGCGTTCGTCGCGGTGGCCCTGCTGGCCGTGCTGCCAGCGGGTTGTGGGTTCTTCGGTTCCTCGGCCGACGGCGCGGACACCCCGCCGCCGGACGGTCCGAAGCTGACCGTCGGCATCAAGTTCGACCAGCCCGGCCTCGGCCAGAAGACCGGTGACAACACCTTCGCCGGCTTCGACGTGGACGTGGCCAGATACGTGGCCAGGGAGCTGGGCGTGCACCCCGGCAACGTGAGCTTCGTCGAGGCCAAGAGCGCCGAGCGGGAGACCATGCTCGAACAGGGCAAGGTCGACCTGGTCGCGGCCACCTACTCGATCAGCGACGCGCGCAAGAAGAAGGTCGACTTCGCCGGGCCGTACTTCGTGGCCGGGCAGTCCCTGCTGGTGCGCAAGACCACCTCGGACATCACCGGCCCTGAGTCGCTGAACCAGAGCGACTGGCGGCTGTGCTCGGTGAAGGGCTCCACCCCGGCGGAGAAGGTCAAGCAGTCCTACGCCAAGAGCGTGACCCTGCGCGAGTTCCCGTCCTACCCGGAGTGCCTGGTGGCGCTGGAGGACGCGGACGACCCGGTGGACGCGGTCACCACCGACGACGTGATCCTGGCCGGCTACGCCGCCGGGCAGCCGGACAAGTTCAAGCTGGTCGGCAAGCCGTTCTCGCAGGAGCGCTACGGCGTCGGCCTGCGCAAGGGCGACGCCCGCCGGGACAAGGTCACCGCCGCGCTGCGCAAGATGGTTTCCGACGGGAGCTGGAAACGCTCGGTCGAGGAGAACATCGGGAAATCTGGCTATAAAATTCCTGAACCACCGGCTGTGCTCGACTCGCCGTGAACTATAAGGGCGGCAAAGTCCGGCTGGTCCGTTGGAGCGACTCAAACCGACGATAGTCTGATCCAGCGTCCGACCATGGTTTGACCGGCACTCCCTCCCTGGGCTGAAGTGCCTGCCAGGGGCTTGGAATCCGCCGCGTTCCGCATATCGTGTCGGCCATGGGCATGCTCACACACCGCGCCGCCGCCGGGTTGACGGAATTGGCGCTCCCGGCTGTCACCGGGAATGTGATGCCGCCCCGTCCGGAAAATGTGAAGAAGCTTTTAGTCGGTCTGACACCGCCCGGTCAGACCGCGCCAAGCCGCAGGGGATAGCTGCCCGCCCCCTCCGGCATCGGACGGACGGGATGATCTCCGCGCCCCCCACCCTGGAGATCATCCCGTCCGTCTTCCTCGTTCACGGCAGCCAGGACACCGCGCCCTTGAGCAGCGCGTACCCGACGAAGGCGATCACGTCGATCACCGCGTGCCCGACCACCAGCGGCCACAGCCGGTTGGTGCGCTGCCACACCCGGCCGTAGACCAGCCCCATCACGATGTTGCCGGCGAACCCGCCGAAGCCCTGGTAGAGGTGGTACGAGCCGCGCAGCACCGCGGAGGCGACCAGCGACCGGTTCTCCGACCAGCCGAGCATCCGCAGCCTGGTGATCAGGTAGCCGACCACCAGCACCTCCTCGGCCCAGGAGTTGCCGATCGCGGACAGGATCAGCATCGGCGTGCGCCACCAGGTGTCATCCAGCGCCGAGGGCACCACGGTCAGGTTGAGCCCGATCGCCCTGGTGATCAGGTAGAAGGCGATGCCGGGCAGGCCGATCAGCGCGGCAAGGCCCAGCCCGCGCAGTGCGTCCGAGCGCAGTCTGGTCCGGTCCAGACCGACCTCGGCGAGCTTCTTGCCCGCCTTCCACAGCAGGTAGGCGCCCAGCCCACCCCAGGCGAGCAGCTGCAGCACGCCGAGCAGCTGGTGGGCCAGGTCGAGCAGGCTGAGGGTGGAGCGGGAGACGTTGAGCGCCACCGACTGCTGGCTCAGCGGCTTGGGCTGCAACAGCGAGCTGATGAAGGAGAGCAGGCTGCGCAGCCCGGACAGGCCCAGCGTCGCGGCGAACACGATCGCCAGCTCGATCCACACCGCCCGGCGCTGCACCGGGTCGGTGATCACCTCGACCTCCGGCCGCGCCGGGTTGAGCCAGTTGCCGATCACGCTCGCCATGCTGGCAGCGTGTCAGTCGGTCCCGTGTGAGTGCCGGGCGACCCAGGCGGCGAGCTGGGTGCGGCGCTCCATGCCGAGCTTGGCCAGCACCGAGGTCACGTAGTTCTTCACCGTCTTCTCGGCCAGGAACAGCCGTTCCGCGATCTGCCGGTTGGTCAGGCCCTCGCCGATCAGGCCGAGCACCTTGCGCTCCTGCTCGGTGAGCGCGGCCAGTTCGTCCGGCGGCTCGGGATCGCCGCGGCGCAACCGGTCCAGCACCCTGGCGGTGGTCACCGGGTCCAGCAGCGAGCGGCCGGCCGCGACCTCGCGCACCGCGGTCACCAGGTCCTGCCCGCGCACCTGCTTGAGCAGGTAGCCGGAGGCCCCGGCCATGATCGCGCCGACCAGCGCGGCCTCGTCGTCGAAGGCGGTCAGCACCAGGCAGTGCGGTGCGTCCGGGCCCTGGGCACGCAGGGTGCGGCACAGTGCCACCCCGTCGCCGTCGGGCAGCCGCATGTCCACCACCGCGACCTGGGGCCGGTGCGCCAGCGCGACCACCTCGGCCTCGGCCACGCTGCCCGCCTCGGCCACCACCTCGATGTCGTCCTCGGTGGAGAGCAGATCGCGCAGCCCGCGCCGGACCACCTCGTGGTCGTCTACCAGCAGGACCCGGATCGGCATGAACTCAGGCTACGGCGGCGGGAACAACCTCGGTGCGCCGGTCGTTAGCACTCATGACCGGCGAGTGCTAAAACCGCCGGTGAGGAACCTGGAAAGGGTGAAAGAACATGGCTCTTGCAGTCCGTTCCACGTGGGACCCGTTCACCGCGCTGGTCCGCCAGTTCGACCGTGATGTCTTCGACGGCCTGACCCGTTCAGCGCCCTCGGCCCAGGGCTTTGTTCCCGCCGCCGACGTCCGCAAGGACGGCGCCGACGTCGTGCTCACCCTGGAGCTGCCGGGTGTCGACGTGGCCAAGGACGTCGAGGTCGAGGTGGCCGAGCGCCGCCTCACCATCAGCGGCCGCAGGCACGACGAGCAGAGCGCGGAGCAGGGCGGCCTGATCCGCAAGGAGATCCGGCACGGCGAGTTCCGGCGTGAGTTCTCCCTGCCGGCCGGTGTCACCGCCGGACAGGTCGAGGCCGACTACGACCGCGGCCTGCTCAAGGTCCGCATCCGCGAGGTCGTGAAGGTGCCTGCCGCGCCCGCGAAGATCGCCATCCGCGGTGCGGAGGCCGTCGAGGTGCCCGCCGTAGAGGCAGGCTGACCCGGAAGAATCCCAATGTGAAAGGGGCATTCCCGTGCTTGCACCACGGGAATGCCCCTTTCACGCTCAGCGTACGCCGAAAACCTCGTCCCAGGCCGCGGTGACCTGGCGGCCGCAGGTGGCCGGATCCACCCCGCCGACGCCGGTGCCGAGGCCGGGCAGGGCGATGGAGCGGACCGCGTGCCGCACCGGGGTGCCGTCCTCCAGCCTGCCCTCCTGCCAGAGCCGGAAGACCGCGCGGGCGGCCAGGTAGGGATGCACGGTGTCCTTGGGCAGCAGTTCGCCGGGGACGCGCATGGTGGGGGCGCTGATCAGCCATTGCGGGGCTGGTTCGCCGGTGGGCACGATCAGCGCCTCGCCGACCGGTAGCTCACCGCCGTGCAGCGCCAGCACCGCGCTGCGCACGTGCTGCTCGACCTGGGGGAAGGCGGTCGCGTAGACCGCGTCGATGCCGCCGCGCATCCAGCCGTAGGAGTTGGCCGGGCTGACCACGGCGTCCACGTCCAGATCCAGCACCGAACCCTGGTGCACTTCCACCCCGGAGCGGCCGGTCGCGGCGCGCTCCCACTCCCAGCCGAGCGGACCCGCCACGGCGCACAGCACCAGGCGCGGCACGGCCGCCTGCGGTTGCACTTTCCCGGTCACGCCCCAAGCATCGCCGGTCACGGGGAAAGCATTGCAGCAAACCAACACGGCCGGTCACCGGGTCTTCCACCAGTCGGGTGGGTGTTCTCACGGTTGAGAGCAAGGCCACAGCGACCTCCCGCTACGGCGTTAGGCTGAGGTATGCCGCGCATCGCCTACTTGGGGCCGGAACGAACCTTCACCGAACAGGCGACCCGGCGCCTGGTCGACCCCGCCACCCACGAGCTGATCCCGGCCACCACGGTCGCCGCCGCGCTGGAGCTGGTGCGGCTGGACAAGGTCGACGCCGCCGTGGTGCCGGTGGAGAACTCGGTGGAGGGCTCGGTCCCGCCCACCCTGGACGGCCTGGCCCTGGGCAGCCCGCTGGTCGCGATCGCCGAGACCGTGCTGCCGGTGCGCTTCACCGTGCTGGTCCGGCCCGGCACCAAGGCCGCCGACGTGCGCACCGTGACCAGCCACCCGCACGCGCTGGCCCAGGTCAGGGAGTGGCTGGCGGCCAACCTGCCCAACGCGGCCGAACTGGCCACCACCTCCACCGCGGCCGCCGCGGTCGCGGTCGCCGAGGGCACCGCGGACGCGGCGATCACCGCGCCGATCGCGGCCGAGGGCTCCGCACTGACCGCGCTGGCCGCCGACATCGGCGACGTGGCCGACGCGGTGACCCGGTTCCTGCTGGTCCGCAAGCCCGGCCTGGTGCCGGCCCCGACCGGCAACGACCGCACCTCGATCGTGGTGGTCACCGAGAACCGGCCGGGCTCGCTCTCGGAGGTGCTGGTCGAACTCGCCCTGCGCGGGATCGACCTGTGCCGGATCGAGTCCCGGCCGACCAGGGAGAAGCTGGGCATCTACCGGTTCTTCCTCGACTTCGCCGGGCACATCGCCGAACCGCGGGTCGGCGAGGCGCTCTCCGCCCTGCACCGCACCTGCTCCGACGTGCGCTTCCTCGGCTCCTTCGCGCGCGCCGACGGCGATTCGCCGCCGCCCCCGCCGGGCACCGGCACGGCCGAGTTCACCGAGGCCGCGCAGTGGCTGACCCAGGTGCGCGCGGGCGGGCAGGCATGAGTTCGTTACGCCTGATGCTCGTCCGGCACGGCCAGACCCCGTCCAACGTGCGGCACGCGCTGGACTCCCTGCCGCCCGGCCCATCGCTGACCGCGGAGGGCCGCGGCCAGGCCGAGAAGCTGGCCGAGGACCTGGCCATCGAGCCGGTCACCGCGGTCTACGCCAGCGTCGCGGTGCGGGCACAGGAGACCGCCGCCCCGGTGGCATCGCGGCACGGGCTGCCGGTGCGGGTGATCGAGGGCGTGCACGAGACCCAGGTGGGCCCGACGCTGGAGGGCCGCAACGACGACGCGGCGATCCTGGCCTTCCGCGCGGTGGTGGACACCTGGCTGGCGGGCGACCTGTCCGGGTCCGCGCCCGGCGGCGAGACCGGGTTCGACGTGGTCGGGCGGTTCGGCGCGGCGGTCCGGCGGATCATCGCCGAGCACAGCGACGGGGTGGTGGTGCTGGTCAGCCACGGCGCGGCGATCCGGCTGATGGCCACGCACCTGCTCGACGGCAGCACCGACGTGCTGGCAGGGCACCCGTACCTGCCCAACACCGGCCGGGTGCTGCTGGAGGCCGATCCGGACAGCTCCGGCGGGTGGCGTTTCGTGGAGTGGCTGGGCTACGAGCGGTTCTAGCCCCAGCCCAGTTCGTGCAGCTTGGCGTCGTCGATGCCGAAGTGGTGTGCGATCTCGTGCACCACGGTGATCGCCACCTCCTCGATCACGTCGTCCTCGGTCTCGCAGATGTCCAGGATGGCGTCCCGGTAGATGGTGATCCGGTCCGGCAGCACACCGCCGTAGTCGGAGTTGCGCTCGGTCAGCGCGATGCCCTCGTACAGCCCCAGCAGCCCGGATTCCTCCGGGTGCCGGGGCTCGACGAAGACGGCCACGTTGTCCATCGCCCTGGCCAGCTCCGGCGGCACCTCGTCCAGCGCCTCGCCAACCAGCTCGTCGAACCGGGCAGGCGTCATGTCCACCGGCACGGCCTAGCCGCCGCTGGTGGTGGTGGGTCCCGGCGAGCCGCCGGGGTGCTCGGAGTTGGCGTCGGTTGGCACGCCGGCGTCCCGCTGCACGTCGGTGCCTGGGCTGCCGGGCGGGGCAGGGGCGCCCGGCGGCAGCTTGGACAGCAGCACCGGCGCGGGCTCGGTGCCGACCCGCATCTCGCTCTTGACGCTGCCGAAGACCGGGGCCAGCCCGCTGTTGTCCTTCAGTTTCGCGCCGACCTTGCACTCCACCCGGCGGGCGCCAGCCAGCCAGCTGTCCTGCTTGAGGGTGTCCCAGAAGACGATCAGGCCCTTGCGGCTGACCACCTCGGCCCCGCCCGCGTAGTCCGCCGCGGTGCGCGCGCACTCGCCGGCGAGCAGCTCGTCCTGCCGGGGCTCTGCCGGGAACTCCTGCGGGAACCGGGCGCCCAGGTTGACCACGCCGACCACCTCGTAGGCGTGCGGTTTGCCGCACTCCACCGGGTCGTAGACCTGCTTGCCGCTGATGCCCAGGCACATGCCCTGCGGGTGCACGTTGGACGGGTCGGCGGTCTTCGCGCTGCCCACGGTCGGGTAGAGCAGTCCGGACGGGGCCGAGTCCTGCATCCCGCACCAGACCTTGCGCTCCCCGGAGTTCCAGCTCTTCTCCCCGGAGCGCAGCAGGTTCACCCCGAGCTTGCCGTTGGGGTCGAACCGGCCGTCCAGGTACTGCACCGACATCTCGGTGCAGCGGTCCGCGGCGATGCCCTCCCAGCGCACCGAGTCCGGGAACGGGGCGCCGGGCGGGAAGTCCGCGGCCAGGTCGACCGAACCGGTGATCTCGAACAGGTGCGGATCATCACACTTCACCCGCCGCGCGTCCCCGGCGTCCGGCCGGGTCCAGGTCAGACAGGTGCCGGGGGGCGCGTCCCGCACCGCGTTGGTCGGCCCGTCGGTCTCCCCTGCGACTTCGGGACCGACGTGCCAACCTAGGACGGTGCTCAGCACCAGGACCAGCAGCGCACCGGCGAACGCCCCTGCCATCACCCGGCGGGTGCTTGCCGTGTTGTTCATGAGGCGAATCCGATCAGCGGTCGACGTCTGGGGCCCTGGCATCCTCTCCATGATGCCGTGAGGCCCCCATTACATACGGCCATCCAGGTGACGTGTATTGCTATTCAGCCACCTTGCTCCGTCAAACGGACGACATAGGTACGGTGCGCGCCGGGAGTGGTCGATGACTGAGAACGTGAATCCGGGTAACCCGCAGCCTCCTGTGCCTCCCAGGCGAGGACAGGTTAGCCACCAGGACCCGAGTAGGACGAGGGCGCGTCCGGCGACCCTGGCCGAGCAGCGTGCTCGCCAGGAGGCCGAGGCGGCCGAGCTGGCCGCGCGCCAGGCCGAGATCGCCGAGGCCGAGCGCAAGGCCAAGCTGCGCAAGCGGCTGCTCATCGGCGGCGGCGTGACCGTGGGCGTGGTCGCGCTGGTGGCCATCTGGTACGCCGCGCAGCAACCCGACGAGGTCACCGCGCGCTGCGTTGACCAGGACGGGGTGGTCGTCGACGACGACTACTGCGATGACGACTACGCGCGCTCGCACGGCGGCACCAGCCACGGCGGCGGCGGGATCTTCATCTACAACGGCGGCCGCCAGTACAGCTACAACTACGGCGGCAACGGCACCAAGGGCCAGAAGATCACCGGCGGCAGTTCGATCCGGCCCAAGGACGCCAACATCAGCACCGCCAGCGGCAAGAGCATCCAGCGCGGCGGCTTCGGCATCCGCGGTGGCAGCGGCGGCTCCAGCGGTTCCAGTGGCTCCAGCGGAGGCAGCTGACCGTGCGTCGTGAACGATCGGCCCCGCGCCCGGACTGGGAAGCGCGGATCGCCGAGCAGGGCCTGGTCTACGGCAGCCCGGCGACCAACGCCGACGGCAGCCGCAGGCCGTACTGGGACGAGTCGGTGCACTACGTCTTCGAGCTGGACGAGGTGCTCTCGCTGGAGGCCGACGTCGAGCTGCTGCACTCGATGTGCCTGGACGCGGTGGACAACGTGGTGACCACCGAGCGGTACAAGGACTTCGGGCTGCCGGAGTGGGTGTGGCCAGCCATCGCCGAGTCCTGGCGGCGGCACGACCCGCACCTGTACGGCCGCTTCGACCTGCGCTACGACGGGTCCGGCCCGGCCAAGCTGCTGGAGTACAACGCGGACACCCCGACCTCCCTGCTGGAGGCCGCGGTGGTGCAGTGGCACTGGCTCACCGACACCCACGAGGGCCACGACCAGTGGAACTCCATCCACGAGAAGCTGGTGGAGCGCTGGGGCGAGCTGGCCGACAAGCTGCCCTCGCCGCTGGTGCACTTCACCTTCTCCGGGGCCGATGCCAGCGGGGAGGACCACCTCACCGCGGCCTACCTGCAGGAGACCGCGGCCGAGGCCGGGCTGGACACGGTGGGCCTGGCCATCGAGGAGATCGGCTGGGACCCGGTGCTGCGCCGGTTCGTCGACCTGCGCGAGGACCCGATGGGCACCGTGGCCAAGCTCTACCCGTGGGAGTGGCTGGTCGACGACCCGTTCGGCAAGCACGCGGTGGAGACCCTGCCCGGCACGCTGTGGATCGAGCCGCTGTGGAAGATGCTGCTCTCCAACAAGGCGCTGCTCGCGGTGCTGTGGGAGATGTACCCGGGGCACCCGAACCTGCTGCCCGCCTACCTCAACGAACCCGGCTTCCTCACCGAGTACGTGAAGAAGCCGTTGCTGGGCCGGGAAGGCGCCAACATCGACATCGTGGCGCCCGGCATGGAACAGCGGACCGGCGGCGTCTACGGCGCCGAGGGGTTCGTCTACCAGTTGTTCTCGCCGCTGCCGGAGTTCGACGGGATGCGGCCGGTGCTCGGCGCCTGGGTGGTCGGCGACCACTCCGCGGGGCTGGGCATCAGGGAGACGGTCGGTCTGGTGACCGACGACGGCGCGGCGTTCGTGCCGCACCGGATTCCGCAGTCGTCTTAGTCCACACTGGACCGTCCTAGGCAGACGGTCGGTACCAAGGAGGAACACTCGTGTACGACCTGA contains:
- a CDS encoding SigE family RNA polymerase sigma factor, with amino-acid sequence MVDEDFSEFVRMSLPALLRYGHALTGNPHDAADLVQSVLEKVGTRWRSLLRQEINPQAYVRRAMANTHVSFWRRVRKESLVADLPEDGQGYEQADRLENEPLWQALRELPPRQRAVIVLRYYDGLTEAEIAESLGISKGTVKSQSSKAMTALRSKLGDLGED
- a CDS encoding ferritin, which gives rise to MTTTTKFQQLLQTQVRNELTASQQYLAVAVWFDAKDLPRLAAHFYRQALEERNHAMMIVQYLLDNGLPVAIPGVDEVRNDFASVREPVELALNQERHVTEEITALAKSARDEGDYLGEQFMQWFLKEQVEEVASMSTLLTIVDRADGNLFNIEDFLTRENVGDEGSDPTAPRAAGGTL
- a CDS encoding arginine deiminase; protein product: MSAHQIASETPAAEPIHRVDSEVGPLRTVLLHRPGAELKRLTPRNNDQLLFDGVPWLGRAQLEHDAFAEVLRSRGVEVLLLGEVLVEALADPRARFGAVHSAVDERQLGLDLADALRSHLTGMKAKDLAGVLMAGMTFEELPAAEGASLVRRMHQPADFAVNPLPNLLFTRDSSVWVADRVAITSLALPARSRETALTDLIYAYHPRFSRTGRAYGAHSAPLEGGDVLLLSPGVLAVGVGERTTPAGAESFARSAFADGLAHTVLAVPIEQERATMHLDTVCTMVDRDAVVMYPAVRETLSAYPLRPDGSGGVIVDGPLPFLGAAAEAMGIERLRVIDTGLDAVTAEREQWDDGNNTLAVAPGVVVAYERNVETNARLEDAGVEVLRIAGSELGSGRGGPRCMSCPIARDTLG
- a CDS encoding DM13 domain-containing protein — protein: MSVGLYLFQPWKLFTSSTLDEALPAGVTSELAPTSAAAPATSSGAPASPPPGSTAPSSVPGPPPPAQPSTLAGGDFVSQEHPTKGKATVLSLADGSRVLRLTGLASSDGPDLHVWLTDQSAGGEWGKYDDGRQVKLGKLKATHGNQNYAIPAGADLKGLRSVVIWCDRFNVAFGSAPLTL
- a CDS encoding glutamate ABC transporter substrate-binding protein, coding for MRQVRALRHVGTAFVAVALLAVLPAGCGFFGSSADGADTPPPDGPKLTVGIKFDQPGLGQKTGDNTFAGFDVDVARYVARELGVHPGNVSFVEAKSAERETMLEQGKVDLVAATYSISDARKKKVDFAGPYFVAGQSLLVRKTTSDITGPESLNQSDWRLCSVKGSTPAEKVKQSYAKSVTLREFPSYPECLVALEDADDPVDAVTTDDVILAGYAAGQPDKFKLVGKPFSQERYGVGLRKGDARRDKVTAALRKMVSDGSWKRSVEENIGKSGYKIPEPPAVLDSP
- a CDS encoding CPBP family intramembrane glutamic endopeptidase, coding for MASVIGNWLNPARPEVEVITDPVQRRAVWIELAIVFAATLGLSGLRSLLSFISSLLQPKPLSQQSVALNVSRSTLSLLDLAHQLLGVLQLLAWGGLGAYLLWKAGKKLAEVGLDRTRLRSDALRGLGLAALIGLPGIAFYLITRAIGLNLTVVPSALDDTWWRTPMLILSAIGNSWAEEVLVVGYLITRLRMLGWSENRSLVASAVLRGSYHLYQGFGGFAGNIVMGLVYGRVWQRTNRLWPLVVGHAVIDVIAFVGYALLKGAVSWLP
- a CDS encoding response regulator, with protein sequence MPIRVLLVDDHEVVRRGLRDLLSTEDDIEVVAEAGSVAEAEVVALAHRPQVAVVDMRLPDGDGVALCRTLRAQGPDAPHCLVLTAFDDEAALVGAIMAGASGYLLKQVRGQDLVTAVREVAAGRSLLDPVTTARVLDRLRRGDPEPPDELAALTEQERKVLGLIGEGLTNRQIAERLFLAEKTVKNYVTSVLAKLGMERRTQLAAWVARHSHGTD
- a CDS encoding Hsp20/alpha crystallin family protein produces the protein MALAVRSTWDPFTALVRQFDRDVFDGLTRSAPSAQGFVPAADVRKDGADVVLTLELPGVDVAKDVEVEVAERRLTISGRRHDEQSAEQGGLIRKEIRHGEFRREFSLPAGVTAGQVEADYDRGLLKVRIREVVKVPAAPAKIAIRGAEAVEVPAVEAG
- a CDS encoding macro domain-containing protein, with protein sequence MTGKVQPQAAVPRLVLCAVAGPLGWEWERAATGRSGVEVHQGSVLDLDVDAVVSPANSYGWMRGGIDAVYATAFPQVEQHVRSAVLALHGGELPVGEALIVPTGEPAPQWLISAPTMRVPGELLPKDTVHPYLAARAVFRLWQEGRLEDGTPVRHAVRSIALPGLGTGVGGVDPATCGRQVTAAWDEVFGVR
- the pheA gene encoding prephenate dehydratase — its product is MPRIAYLGPERTFTEQATRRLVDPATHELIPATTVAAALELVRLDKVDAAVVPVENSVEGSVPPTLDGLALGSPLVAIAETVLPVRFTVLVRPGTKAADVRTVTSHPHALAQVREWLAANLPNAAELATTSTAAAAVAVAEGTADAAITAPIAAEGSALTALAADIGDVADAVTRFLLVRKPGLVPAPTGNDRTSIVVVTENRPGSLSEVLVELALRGIDLCRIESRPTREKLGIYRFFLDFAGHIAEPRVGEALSALHRTCSDVRFLGSFARADGDSPPPPPGTGTAEFTEAAQWLTQVRAGGQA
- a CDS encoding histidine phosphatase family protein; this encodes MSSLRLMLVRHGQTPSNVRHALDSLPPGPSLTAEGRGQAEKLAEDLAIEPVTAVYASVAVRAQETAAPVASRHGLPVRVIEGVHETQVGPTLEGRNDDAAILAFRAVVDTWLAGDLSGSAPGGETGFDVVGRFGAAVRRIIAEHSDGVVVLVSHGAAIRLMATHLLDGSTDVLAGHPYLPNTGRVLLEADPDSSGGWRFVEWLGYERF